One Archocentrus centrarchus isolate MPI-CPG fArcCen1 chromosome 10, fArcCen1, whole genome shotgun sequence genomic region harbors:
- the sesn4 gene encoding sestrin-3 isoform X1, with product MIICTSKMEYPLRNQCQRVQKQVMVNGDSERLSLLVNRGNADAVSQQMASHPKYLESFLRTQHYILHMDGPLPLPYRHYIAIMAAARYHCDYLVYLHSAQFLRVGGEPQWLQGLEAAPPRLRLLDHINKVLAHQPWLTSCSHIQTLLKAGEQCWSLAELVQAVVILAHCHSLCSFVFGCNTDADFVPLSSKSPNGTPPTFCPFDAANGNANVPQSLATPSEHITRRRSLDSSCDMMCLKERIQKSQEERETQTLQQTDMEEEKEMICFADASRFITDPDFCYQEFARKEEDHFQVFRVQDYSWEDHGFSLVNRLYSDIGHLLDDRFRSVARLPPLHSTDMKRAIWNYIHCALGIRYDDYDYGEVNQLLERDLKLYIKAVACFPDSTKTPVCPLRWTPLKTSERIHINLLIMEARLQAELLYALRAITHLIVKFSYQTSWLSKVMCNYC from the exons atgatCATCTGTACGAGTAAAATGGAGTACCCCCTGAGAAACCAGTGCCAGCGAGTCCAGAAACAG GTAATGGTGAATGGTGATTCAGAGCGGCTGTCGCTGCTGGTCAACAGGGGGAATGCGGATGCCGTGTCCCAGCAGATGGCGTCTCACCCTAAGTACTTGGAGAGCTTCCTGCGCACACAGCATTACATCCTGCACATGGATGGCCCCCTGCCGCTGCCATACCGCCATTACATCGCCATCATG GCTGCAGCACGTTATCACTGTGACTACTTGGTGTACCTGCACTCAGCGCAGTTTCTGAGGGTGGGCGGGGAACCTCAGTGGTTGCAGGGTTTGGAGGCGGCACCCCCTCGCCTTCGCCTCCTTGACCACATCAACAAGGTGCTGGCCCACCAACCCTGGCTCACCAGCTGTTCTCACATCCAG ACACTTCTAAAGGCGGGCGAGCAGTGCTGGTCGCTGGCTGAGCTGGTGCAGGCCGTGGTGATCCTGGCCCACTGCCACTCCCTCTGCAGCTTTGTGTTTGGATGCAACACAGATGCAGACTTTGTCCCTCTCTCATCCAAATCTCCCAACGGTACTCCACCGACCTTCTGCCCCTTTGATGCTGCCAACGGCAACGCCAACGTGCCTCAGTCCCTCGCCACTCCCTCCGAACACATAACACGACGacgg TCTCTGGACTCCAGTTGTGACATGATGTGTCTGAAGGAGAGGATCCAGAAGTCCCAGGAGGAGCGTGAAACGCAAACACTCCAGCAGACAG ACatggaagaggagaaggagatgATATGCTTCGCAGATGCTTCACGTTTTATTACAGACCCCGACTTTTGCTATCAGGAGTTTGCACGCAAGGAGGAGGACCACTTCCAAGTGTTCAGAGTTCAG GACTATTCGTGGGAAGATCACGGCTTCTCCTTAGTCAACAGACTGTATTCGGACATCGGGCACCTTTTGGATGACCGGTTCAGGAGCGTAGCCAGACTCCCCCCGTTGCACAGCACCGACATGAAGAGAGCGATCTGGAATTACATCCATTGTGCGTTAGGAATACG CTACGACGATTATGATTATGGTGAAGTGAACCAGTTGCTGGAGCGAGATTTGAAGCTGTACATCAAGGCAGTGGCCTGTTTTCCGGACTCCACCAAAACTCCAGTGTGTCCACTGAGATGGACTCCACTTAAAACTTCAGAACGG ATACACATAAACTTACTAATCATGGAGGCCCGGCTGCAGGCGGAGCTGCTGTATGCATTGAGAGCCATC ACTCATCTTATTGTGAAGTTCTCTTATCAGACATCTTGGCTCTCGAAGGTTATGTGCAATTATTGCTAG
- the sesn4 gene encoding sestrin-3 isoform X2, translated as MIICTSKMEYPLRNQCQRVQKQVMVNGDSERLSLLVNRGNADAVSQQMASHPKYLESFLRTQHYILHMDGPLPLPYRHYIAIMAAARYHCDYLVYLHSAQFLRVGGEPQWLQGLEAAPPRLRLLDHINKVLAHQPWLTSCSHIQTLLKAGEQCWSLAELVQAVVILAHCHSLCSFVFGCNTDADFVPLSSKSPNGTPPTFCPFDAANGNANVPQSLATPSEHITRRRSLDSSCDMMCLKERIQKSQEERETQTLQQTDMEEEKEMICFADASRFITDPDFCYQEFARKEEDHFQVFRVQDYSWEDHGFSLVNRLYSDIGHLLDDRFRSVARLPPLHSTDMKRAIWNYIHCALGIRYDDYDYGEVNQLLERDLKLYIKAVACFPDSTKTPVCPLRWTPLKTSERIHINLLIMEARLQAELLYALRAITQYMIA; from the exons atgatCATCTGTACGAGTAAAATGGAGTACCCCCTGAGAAACCAGTGCCAGCGAGTCCAGAAACAG GTAATGGTGAATGGTGATTCAGAGCGGCTGTCGCTGCTGGTCAACAGGGGGAATGCGGATGCCGTGTCCCAGCAGATGGCGTCTCACCCTAAGTACTTGGAGAGCTTCCTGCGCACACAGCATTACATCCTGCACATGGATGGCCCCCTGCCGCTGCCATACCGCCATTACATCGCCATCATG GCTGCAGCACGTTATCACTGTGACTACTTGGTGTACCTGCACTCAGCGCAGTTTCTGAGGGTGGGCGGGGAACCTCAGTGGTTGCAGGGTTTGGAGGCGGCACCCCCTCGCCTTCGCCTCCTTGACCACATCAACAAGGTGCTGGCCCACCAACCCTGGCTCACCAGCTGTTCTCACATCCAG ACACTTCTAAAGGCGGGCGAGCAGTGCTGGTCGCTGGCTGAGCTGGTGCAGGCCGTGGTGATCCTGGCCCACTGCCACTCCCTCTGCAGCTTTGTGTTTGGATGCAACACAGATGCAGACTTTGTCCCTCTCTCATCCAAATCTCCCAACGGTACTCCACCGACCTTCTGCCCCTTTGATGCTGCCAACGGCAACGCCAACGTGCCTCAGTCCCTCGCCACTCCCTCCGAACACATAACACGACGacgg TCTCTGGACTCCAGTTGTGACATGATGTGTCTGAAGGAGAGGATCCAGAAGTCCCAGGAGGAGCGTGAAACGCAAACACTCCAGCAGACAG ACatggaagaggagaaggagatgATATGCTTCGCAGATGCTTCACGTTTTATTACAGACCCCGACTTTTGCTATCAGGAGTTTGCACGCAAGGAGGAGGACCACTTCCAAGTGTTCAGAGTTCAG GACTATTCGTGGGAAGATCACGGCTTCTCCTTAGTCAACAGACTGTATTCGGACATCGGGCACCTTTTGGATGACCGGTTCAGGAGCGTAGCCAGACTCCCCCCGTTGCACAGCACCGACATGAAGAGAGCGATCTGGAATTACATCCATTGTGCGTTAGGAATACG CTACGACGATTATGATTATGGTGAAGTGAACCAGTTGCTGGAGCGAGATTTGAAGCTGTACATCAAGGCAGTGGCCTGTTTTCCGGACTCCACCAAAACTCCAGTGTGTCCACTGAGATGGACTCCACTTAAAACTTCAGAACGG ATACACATAAACTTACTAATCATGGAGGCCCGGCTGCAGGCGGAGCTGCTGTATGCATTGAGAGCCATCACTCAGTACATGATTGCCTAA
- the zgc:92907 gene encoding UDP-N-acetylglucosamine transferase subunit ALG13 homolog — MKTVFATVGTTSFDELIESVTSSEAAQALKARGYERLVLQVGRGSVFPAAASCSHITLEAFRFKDSIAEDIKQADLVISHAGAGSCLEALGAGKPLLVVVNDKLMDNHQLELAKQLHMDSHLLYCTCSTLTETLRTMDLSVLQPFPPGQPKNFADFLDRALGVK; from the exons ATGAAGACGGTGTTTGCAACAGTCGGTACCACGAGCTTTGACGAGCTGATTGAGAGCGTCACTTCCTCTGAGGCCGCTCAG GCTTTAAAGGCTCGTGGATATGAACGTTTGGTTCTTCAGGTTGGAAGAGGATCTGTTTTTCCAgctgctgccagctgttcaCACATCACACTGGAGGCTTTTCGATTCAAAGACTCTATAGCAGAGGACATCAAGCAGGCCGATCTTGTCATCAGTCACGCAG gGGCAGGAAGCTGTTTGGAGGCTCTCGGTGCAGGCAAACCACTGCTGGTCGTAGTCAATGACAAACTGATGGACAACCACCAGCTGGAGCTGGCCAAACAGCTGCACATGGACTCCCACCTGTTGTACTGTACGTGCAG CACcctgacagaaactctgaggaCCATGGACCTCTCAGTGCTGCAGCCCTTCCCGCCTGGACAACCAAAGAACTTCGCAGACTTTCTGGACAGAGCTCTCGGCGTGAAGTGA